One genomic segment of Aythya fuligula isolate bAytFul2 chromosome 5, bAytFul2.pri, whole genome shotgun sequence includes these proteins:
- the TMEM41B gene encoding transmembrane protein 41B gives MAQRSAAESARQQRQLLEGKAQAEGGSARTSLLILVSIFTSAAFLMFLVYKNFPQLSEEEGKCIKVPRDMDDAKALGKVLSKYKDTFYVQVLVAYFATYVFLQTFAIPGSIFLSILSGFLYPFPLALFLVCLCSGLGASFCYMLSYLVGRPVVYKYLTEKAVKWSEQVERHREHLINYIIFLRITPFLPNWFINITSPVINVPLKVFFIGTFLGVAPPSFVAIKAGTTLYQLTTAGEAVSWNSVFVLMILAILSILPALFQKKLKQKFE, from the exons atgGCGCAGCGCAGCGCGGCCGAGAGCGCCAGGCAGCAGCGGCAGCTTCTGGAAG gGAAAGCTCAGGCAGAAGGTGGATCAGCTCGAACATCTCTTCTTATTTTAGTGTCCATCTTCACATCGGCTGCTTTTCTTATGTTTCTGGTATATAAAAATTTCCCACAACTTAGTGA agaagaaggaaaatgtataaAGGTTCCTAGAGACATGGATGATGCAAAAGCCTTAGGAAAAGTCCTGTCGAAATATAAGGACACATTTTATGTTCAAGTGTTAGTAGCTTACTTTGCCACATATGTTTT CTTGCAAACATTTGCTATCCCTGGGTCTATATTTCTCAGTATCCTGTCAGGGTTTCTTTATCCCTTTCCTCTGGCGTTATTTCTTGTTTGTCTG tgctcagGACTTGGAGCTTCGTTCTGCTATATGCTTTCATACTTAGTGGGACGGCCAGTTGTATACAAATACttaacagaaaaagcagttaaaTGGTCAGAACAG gTTGAACGACACAGAGAACACCTCATTAACTACATAATATTTTTGAGAATAACACCATTTCTTCCAAATTGGTTCATCAATATAACATCTCCTGTAATAAATGTGccattaaaagtatttttcattggCACCTTTCTAG GTGTGGCACCGCCATCTTTTGTAGCCATTAAGGCAGGAACAACACTATACCAACTTACAACAGCAGGGGAAGCTGTTTCCTGGAACTCTGTTTTTGTTCTCATGATTCTAGCCATCCTTTCCATCCTACCAGCtcttttccagaagaaactgaaacagaagtttGAATAA